In the Nitrospirales bacterium LBB_01 genome, one interval contains:
- a CDS encoding cell division protein ZapA — protein MGSAEVTILGQKYILKGEESEEYMRTLADYVEGKINEVLAAAPGTQSLKVSILAAISIADELYKLRSLFGKIDIETDEIDKLLEHNTSQVKRHKAKTTDESKSLHKT, from the coding sequence ATGGGCAGCGCAGAGGTAACCATACTTGGTCAGAAGTACATTCTCAAGGGTGAGGAGTCTGAGGAATACATGAGAACACTTGCCGATTATGTAGAAGGTAAGATTAACGAGGTGTTGGCAGCAGCTCCTGGAACCCAATCACTTAAAGTATCGATTCTTGCAGCGATAAGCATAGCGGATGAGCTTTACAAGTTAAGATCTCTGTTTGGTAAAATTGACATTGAAACCGATGAGATAGACAAACTGCTTGAACACAACACATCTCAGGTTAAACGCCACAAGGCAAAAACAACGGATGAAAGCAAAAGTTTACATAAAACATAG
- the zapB gene encoding cell division protein ZapB encodes MDKLRNLEDKIAAVIEKAKVLKAENDDLNKRCATLETQLKEAHDEVDKLRSQLAAKSGEVEKMTNEQSSVAEQIEAILGELDHLEI; translated from the coding sequence TTGGATAAACTAAGGAATCTTGAGGATAAGATAGCGGCAGTAATAGAGAAAGCTAAGGTATTAAAAGCAGAAAATGATGATTTGAACAAAAGGTGCGCCACACTTGAAACACAACTTAAAGAAGCACACGATGAAGTGGATAAACTCAGGTCGCAGCTTGCTGCAAAGAGTGGCGAGGTCGAGAAAATGACAAATGAACAGTCCTCTGTGGCAGAACAGATAGAGGCAATCCTTGGTGAGTTGGACCACTTAGAGATATAG